The following proteins come from a genomic window of Corallococcus sp. NCRR:
- a CDS encoding serine/threonine-protein kinase yields MHSKDRDSGGLTYLGPEALNARPGNAVAEDGSEPTLPQVRTPVSPGGTLLQGAVTPRPPAPVHQGLVPGQVVAGRYRVEKWLGVGGTSAVYQALDVKKQQRVALKVLAVPYADEAMVTRFRQEVEHARALEHVNILHVFDAGSDGERHYLTVELLEGRDLRQVMQEGRPTLANALRWLMHATVALEHAHARGVLHRDVKPGNLFITRTGVLKLMDFGLAKSAHVMGNTAQGATLGTPEYMAPEQVKGAEVSPATDLYALGVVAYELLTGQLPFRHAQPIPLMLMHVQETPVPPRKRRPELPEAFEQVVLKLMRKQPEERYASATVLRAELAKLWPLALQRGRAL; encoded by the coding sequence GTGCATTCCAAGGACCGTGACAGCGGAGGCTTGACCTATCTGGGCCCGGAGGCGCTGAACGCGCGGCCGGGCAACGCCGTGGCCGAGGACGGGTCCGAGCCGACGCTGCCGCAGGTGCGGACGCCCGTGTCTCCGGGGGGGACGTTGCTCCAGGGGGCGGTGACGCCCCGGCCTCCCGCGCCCGTGCACCAGGGGCTCGTCCCCGGGCAGGTGGTGGCGGGGCGCTACCGGGTGGAGAAGTGGCTGGGCGTGGGCGGCACGTCGGCGGTGTACCAGGCGCTGGATGTGAAGAAGCAGCAGCGCGTGGCGCTCAAGGTGCTGGCCGTGCCGTACGCCGACGAGGCGATGGTGACGCGCTTCCGCCAGGAGGTGGAGCACGCCCGGGCGCTGGAGCACGTGAACATCCTGCATGTGTTCGACGCGGGCTCGGACGGGGAGAGGCATTACCTGACGGTGGAGTTACTGGAGGGGAGGGATCTGCGGCAGGTGATGCAGGAGGGGCGCCCCACGCTGGCCAACGCCTTGCGGTGGTTGATGCACGCGACGGTGGCGCTGGAGCACGCGCACGCGCGTGGGGTGCTGCACCGGGACGTGAAGCCGGGGAACCTCTTCATCACGCGCACGGGCGTGCTGAAGCTGATGGATTTCGGGCTCGCCAAGAGCGCGCATGTGATGGGGAACACGGCGCAGGGCGCGACGCTGGGGACGCCGGAGTACATGGCGCCGGAGCAGGTGAAGGGGGCGGAGGTGTCCCCGGCCACGGACCTGTATGCGCTGGGCGTGGTGGCGTACGAGCTGCTCACCGGGCAACTGCCGTTCCGGCATGCGCAGCCCATTCCGCTGATGCTGATGCACGTGCAGGAGACGCCCGTGCCTCCGAGGAAGCGGCGTCCAGAGCTGCCGGAAGCTTTCGAGCAGGTCGTCCTCAAGCTGATGCGGAAGCAGCCCGAGGAGCGTTACGCGAGCGCCACGGTGCTGCGCGCTGAACTGGCGAAGCTGTGGCCGCTGGCACTCCAGCGGGGGCGGGCGTTATAG
- a CDS encoding VOC family protein has protein sequence MSVKFNHTIVHAKDQVASARFLAELLGLPEPTRFGHFHAVKLSDGATLDYMTTKDAIHGQHYAFLVSEEVFDSLISKIRDRKIQHWADPFGHQENQINTHDGGRGVYFQDPSGHYMEAITVPYGGW, from the coding sequence ATGTCTGTCAAATTCAACCACACCATCGTCCACGCGAAGGATCAGGTCGCGTCCGCGCGATTCCTGGCGGAGCTGCTGGGATTGCCCGAGCCCACGCGCTTCGGGCATTTCCATGCGGTGAAGCTGTCGGATGGGGCGACGCTCGACTACATGACGACGAAGGACGCCATCCACGGTCAGCACTACGCGTTCCTGGTGTCGGAAGAGGTGTTTGATTCGCTGATCTCCAAGATCCGCGACCGGAAGATCCAGCACTGGGCGGACCCGTTCGGCCACCAGGAGAACCAGATCAACACCCATGATGGAGGCCGTGGGGTCTATTTCCAGGACCCCAGTGGCCACTACATGGAGGCCATCACCGTGCCCTATGGCGGGTGGTAG
- a CDS encoding toll/interleukin-1 receptor domain-containing protein, producing MSTTSPAVSNPEPVFISHSSADRGLVGFFVEQLLVAGIGLSPAQIFYTSAPSSPIQAGENFNPRIRQAIAGCRIVIALVSPNYYRSPFCMSELGVAWAAEKLLPILVPPVDFGSLEGVLYGMHCIRVGDKQKIFELYDRFSAADWHRPNRTGIFVSKVEDFLAGLPGCLSQLPAPDVVERSEYKKLEAQIDELSAKLKASAASAEELKKLARVPMPDAPQQKAPLATSGVSGGLLSPSTKFEKEDAEFKGLVAKFNQAAKSVPQVVMRMAYARAVGMGEGFRAFDSEAHEWQTAVKEGLVKFYEEDREWFLNFNSARVERVCGALSAVEDFWRKVGSGYKFDYEIKYRHIPSLSESAFSIQWFGFWWEEDPYEIPF from the coding sequence ATGTCTACCACTTCGCCCGCAGTTTCTAACCCAGAACCGGTATTCATAAGCCACTCCTCTGCCGATCGTGGATTGGTTGGGTTCTTCGTTGAGCAATTGCTTGTTGCAGGCATTGGGCTTTCTCCGGCACAAATATTCTATACTTCAGCGCCAAGCAGCCCAATACAAGCGGGTGAGAACTTTAATCCGCGAATCCGGCAGGCAATCGCCGGTTGCAGGATTGTTATCGCTCTGGTTTCCCCAAACTATTACCGAAGCCCTTTTTGCATGAGTGAATTGGGGGTCGCTTGGGCTGCGGAGAAATTACTGCCGATTCTTGTTCCGCCAGTTGATTTTGGCAGTCTTGAGGGCGTGTTGTATGGCATGCATTGTATTCGAGTCGGGGACAAGCAGAAAATATTTGAGCTCTACGATCGGTTTAGCGCGGCAGACTGGCATCGGCCCAACCGTACAGGGATATTTGTATCAAAGGTTGAAGATTTCCTTGCGGGTCTGCCCGGCTGCCTCTCTCAATTGCCAGCGCCGGATGTGGTAGAACGTTCAGAGTACAAGAAATTGGAGGCGCAGATAGACGAGCTTTCTGCAAAGCTCAAGGCTAGTGCTGCCTCGGCTGAGGAGTTAAAAAAGTTAGCTCGAGTCCCTATGCCCGATGCGCCGCAACAGAAGGCGCCATTGGCGACATCAGGCGTTTCTGGGGGGCTTCTTTCGCCCAGCACGAAGTTTGAAAAGGAAGATGCTGAGTTTAAAGGCTTGGTTGCTAAGTTTAATCAGGCAGCAAAGTCCGTGCCGCAGGTCGTAATGCGGATGGCTTATGCGAGAGCCGTGGGGATGGGAGAGGGGTTTAGAGCATTTGATTCCGAAGCCCATGAGTGGCAGACGGCCGTCAAAGAGGGCTTGGTTAAGTTTTACGAGGAGGATCGTGAGTGGTTTCTGAACTTCAACAGCGCAAGAGTTGAGCGTGTTTGTGGGGCGCTTAGTGCGGTAGAGGATTTCTGGAGGAAGGTGGGTAGTGGGTATAAATTCGACTATGAAATCAAATATCGGCATATTCCTTCG